From Nocardia sp. XZ_19_385, the proteins below share one genomic window:
- a CDS encoding lactate 2-monooxygenase: MSSFIDFQNEIYLAGLGGAVPELPMTAAGLEQRAREVLGAAEFAYVAGSASSERTAAANRSAFDRHRIVPRMLRGTTGPGARDLSVEVLGTKLAAPVLTAPIGVLELMHDKGEVIVADVTKELGIGTVLSTAASSTIEEVGAAAGDWWYQLYWPNDDELARSFVERAERAGAKAIVVTVDTPSLGWRPRDLELAHLPFLHGKGIANYLSDPVFRAKLPNPPEESPEAMQIAVLTWVGLFGNHTLRPADLAHLREWTDLPIAVKGIQHPDDARQVVDAGADAVIVSNHGGRQVDGAIGSLDALPAVVATIGDRADVLFDSGIRTGSDVLVALALGAKAVLYGRPWAYGLGIGGRAGARHALRLLLADFDSALGLAGCASPAELDRSLIASTR, from the coding sequence GTGAGCAGCTTTATCGACTTCCAGAACGAGATCTACCTGGCCGGACTGGGTGGCGCGGTGCCCGAATTGCCGATGACGGCAGCGGGATTGGAGCAGCGCGCCCGCGAGGTGCTGGGCGCGGCCGAGTTCGCCTATGTCGCGGGCAGCGCGTCGTCGGAGCGGACCGCCGCGGCGAACCGGTCCGCGTTCGACCGGCACCGGATCGTGCCGCGCATGCTGCGTGGCACCACCGGGCCCGGCGCGCGCGATCTGTCGGTGGAAGTGCTCGGGACCAAGCTGGCCGCGCCGGTACTGACCGCCCCGATCGGCGTGCTGGAGTTGATGCACGACAAAGGCGAGGTGATCGTCGCCGACGTCACCAAGGAGCTCGGCATCGGCACGGTGCTGTCCACCGCGGCGTCCTCCACCATCGAGGAGGTCGGCGCGGCCGCGGGCGACTGGTGGTACCAGCTGTACTGGCCCAACGACGACGAGCTGGCCCGCTCCTTCGTCGAACGTGCCGAGCGCGCGGGCGCGAAAGCCATTGTGGTCACCGTCGATACCCCGAGCCTGGGCTGGCGGCCGCGCGATCTCGAACTGGCGCACCTGCCGTTCCTGCACGGCAAGGGCATCGCGAACTACCTGTCCGATCCGGTGTTTCGCGCCAAACTGCCGAATCCGCCGGAGGAGAGCCCGGAGGCGATGCAGATCGCGGTCCTCACCTGGGTCGGGCTGTTCGGCAACCACACCCTGCGACCCGCCGATCTCGCGCACCTGCGCGAATGGACCGATCTGCCGATCGCGGTGAAGGGCATCCAGCACCCCGACGACGCCCGCCAGGTCGTGGACGCGGGCGCCGACGCGGTGATCGTCAGCAACCACGGCGGCCGCCAAGTAGACGGAGCGATCGGTTCCCTGGACGCGCTGCCCGCGGTGGTCGCCACCATCGGCGACCGCGCCGACGTCCTCTTCGACTCCGGCATCCGCACCGGCTCCGACGTGCTGGTCGCCTTGGCGCTCGGCGCGAAGGCAGTCCTCTACGGCCGCCCCTGGGCCTACGGTCTCGGCATCGGCGGTCGCGCGGGCGCCCGGCACGCCCTTCGCCTCCTTCTCGCCGATTTCGACTCCGCACTCGGCCTGGCCGGCTGTGCGTCACCCGCCGAACTGGACCGTTCGCTGATCGCCAGCACTCGCTGA
- a CDS encoding nitric oxide synthase oxygenase, protein MLPVRQFHHLTDAGAFGPEQVRRLRECDEFFRQPELAHLPSHRRRVALRELEHEAVYEQTAEEILIGAKLAWRNHARCVGRKHWRTLKLIDARHVRTAQDLAEACWEHLRLATNGGAVQSMITVGPPRRPDGREFRIVSPQLIRYAGYRNGDGTVTGDAAHIAITEFAHKLGWRGAGTPFDILPVLISTPDEPIRWFDVPQELAREVDLEHPDFDWFAGLGLKWHALPVVSNMDLEIGGVTYPCAPFNGWYVGTEIGARNLSDANRYNMLPLIAEMMGLDTSAARTLWRDQALIELNRAVLYSYRKSGVYVVDHHTVAKQFCDHVAREQAAGRTCPTDWSWVNPPISSGLTPTFHRYFDPPDDSIRPNFVRRG, encoded by the coding sequence ATGTTGCCCGTTCGCCAGTTCCACCATCTCACCGACGCAGGCGCTTTCGGCCCGGAGCAAGTACGGCGGCTGCGCGAGTGCGACGAATTCTTCCGACAACCCGAACTGGCGCACCTGCCGAGCCATCGCCGCCGCGTCGCATTGCGCGAACTCGAACACGAAGCCGTCTACGAGCAGACCGCCGAGGAAATCCTGATCGGAGCCAAACTCGCCTGGCGCAACCATGCCCGCTGCGTCGGCCGGAAGCATTGGCGCACACTGAAATTGATTGATGCGCGGCACGTGCGCACCGCCCAGGACCTGGCAGAGGCCTGCTGGGAGCATTTACGCCTGGCGACCAATGGCGGCGCCGTTCAATCCATGATCACGGTCGGCCCGCCGCGCCGGCCCGACGGCCGCGAATTCCGCATCGTCTCACCACAACTCATTCGCTACGCCGGGTATCGCAACGGCGACGGCACCGTCACCGGTGACGCCGCCCACATCGCGATCACCGAATTCGCGCACAAGCTCGGCTGGCGCGGTGCGGGCACCCCGTTCGACATCCTGCCGGTGCTGATCAGCACTCCGGACGAGCCGATCCGCTGGTTCGACGTGCCCCAGGAGCTCGCGCGCGAAGTCGATCTGGAACACCCCGACTTCGACTGGTTCGCCGGACTCGGCCTGAAATGGCATGCGCTACCGGTGGTTTCGAACATGGACCTGGAGATCGGCGGCGTCACCTACCCGTGCGCGCCGTTCAACGGCTGGTACGTCGGCACCGAGATCGGCGCCCGCAACCTCTCCGACGCCAACCGCTACAACATGCTCCCGCTGATCGCCGAGATGATGGGCCTGGACACTTCCGCCGCCCGCACCCTCTGGCGGGACCAGGCCCTGATCGAACTCAACCGCGCGGTGCTCTACAGCTACCGCAAGTCCGGGGTCTACGTGGTCGACCATCACACCGTCGCCAAACAGTTCTGCGACCACGTCGCCCGCGAACAAGCCGCGGGCCGCACCTGCCCCACCGACTGGTCCTGGGTCAACCCGCCGATCTCCTCGGGCCTGACGCCGACCTTCCACCGCTACTTCGATCCGCCGGACGACTCGATCCGGCCGAACTTCGTACGCAGAGGATAG
- a CDS encoding HoxN/HupN/NixA family nickel/cobalt transporter, which produces MAAAVIALHILGWGTLLLFVVPGNHMVGGAVFGVGLGVTAYTLGMRHAFDADHIAAIDNTTRKLVAENGKQKVQTVGFWFALGHSSVVFILVALLAFGVRALAANLEDEDSSLQRWTGLWGTSVSGTFLIAIGLLNLASLLGIWRVFRGMRRGEFDEAALERELDNRGLLNRVLNPVVRLVRKPRHMYPVGLLFGLGFDTVTEVGLLVIAGGAAATGLPWYSILVLPVLFSAGMTLFDSLDGSFMSYAYDWAFAKPVRKIYYNLVITGLSVAVALLIGGQEIISIFVEKLGIEGGPVAWIGNLDLGALGYIIVGLFVLTWAVAVAVWRLFGVERRWQENLDAPA; this is translated from the coding sequence ATGGCGGCGGCCGTCATCGCACTCCATATTCTCGGCTGGGGCACCCTGCTCCTGTTCGTGGTGCCGGGCAACCACATGGTCGGCGGCGCGGTATTCGGCGTCGGTCTCGGCGTCACCGCCTACACCCTCGGCATGCGGCACGCCTTCGACGCCGACCACATCGCCGCCATCGACAACACCACCCGGAAACTGGTCGCGGAGAACGGCAAGCAGAAGGTCCAGACCGTCGGGTTCTGGTTCGCCCTGGGTCACTCCAGCGTGGTGTTCATCCTGGTCGCGCTGCTGGCCTTCGGCGTCCGCGCCCTCGCCGCCAACCTCGAGGACGAGGATTCGTCCCTGCAGCGCTGGACCGGCCTGTGGGGCACCAGCGTCTCCGGCACCTTCCTGATCGCGATCGGCCTGCTGAACCTGGCCTCCCTGCTGGGCATCTGGCGCGTGTTCCGCGGCATGCGCCGCGGCGAATTCGACGAAGCCGCCCTGGAACGCGAACTCGACAACCGTGGGCTGCTCAACCGCGTCCTGAACCCGGTGGTCCGCCTGGTCCGCAAGCCCCGGCACATGTACCCCGTCGGCCTGCTCTTCGGCCTCGGCTTCGACACCGTGACCGAGGTGGGCCTGCTGGTCATCGCCGGCGGCGCGGCCGCGACCGGTCTGCCGTGGTACTCGATTCTCGTTCTGCCCGTGCTGTTCTCGGCCGGTATGACCCTGTTCGACTCGCTCGACGGCTCCTTCATGAGCTACGCTTACGACTGGGCTTTCGCCAAGCCGGTCCGCAAGATCTACTACAACCTGGTGATCACCGGCCTCTCGGTCGCGGTAGCGCTGCTCATCGGCGGCCAGGAGATCATCTCGATCTTCGTGGAGAAACTCGGCATCGAAGGCGGGCCCGTCGCCTGGATCGGCAACCTGGATCTCGGCGCCCTCGGCTACATCATCGTCGGCCTGTTCGTGCTCACCTGGGCGGTGGCGGTCGCCGTCTGGCGCCTGTTCGGAGTCGAACGCCGGTGGCAGGAAAACCTCGACGCACCCGCATAA
- a CDS encoding alpha/beta hydrolase family protein encodes MRSRRRTFSEHIRTKSSALALRRLSGVLVTAALLAGAAAVGTPFSLADAPAKPNSGSSDKPDPAEPTSPTPDRPFIESITQVSDRKLRVFVSSPAMHRTVEVQVLLPRNTSQPRPVVYMLDGRSAKSESNNWTVLGGAAEFFEDKDVTVVLTVGGPASYYTDWYREDPVLGLNRWETFLTDELPPLINARFDGNGRNAVMGVSMGAEGALMLAVRQPELYAAVAGHSGCYEMGSDTGQAQARAVVATYNGKADNMFGTEDDPQWRAHDVLSQAEALRGKAIYLSAGSGMPGKYDVPGNPEVISAIGFGGPLEAGAFTCTRSLAERLAALRIPATVNLRSTGTHSWPYWVDELAASWPAVSAGLS; translated from the coding sequence ATGCGGTCTCGGCGCAGAACCTTTTCCGAGCACATCCGGACAAAGTCGTCGGCCCTGGCTTTACGTCGATTATCCGGCGTGCTCGTCACCGCCGCCCTGCTAGCGGGTGCGGCGGCAGTCGGGACGCCCTTTTCCCTCGCCGACGCCCCGGCCAAGCCGAACAGCGGCTCGTCGGACAAGCCGGACCCGGCCGAGCCCACCAGCCCGACGCCCGACAGACCCTTCATCGAAAGCATCACCCAGGTCAGCGATCGTAAGCTCCGAGTGTTCGTCTCCTCGCCCGCCATGCACCGCACCGTCGAGGTGCAGGTTCTGCTGCCGCGCAACACTTCTCAGCCCCGCCCCGTCGTCTACATGCTGGACGGCCGCAGCGCGAAGTCCGAGAGCAACAACTGGACCGTCCTCGGCGGCGCCGCGGAATTCTTCGAAGACAAAGACGTCACCGTCGTGCTCACTGTCGGCGGCCCGGCCAGCTATTACACCGACTGGTACCGCGAGGACCCAGTGTTGGGTCTGAACAGGTGGGAAACCTTCCTGACCGACGAACTGCCCCCGCTGATCAACGCCCGGTTCGACGGCAACGGCCGCAACGCCGTCATGGGCGTCTCGATGGGCGCCGAAGGCGCGCTGATGCTGGCGGTCCGGCAGCCGGAGCTGTACGCCGCGGTGGCCGGGCACAGCGGCTGCTACGAAATGGGCAGCGACACCGGCCAGGCTCAGGCCCGCGCCGTGGTCGCCACCTATAACGGCAAGGCGGACAACATGTTCGGCACCGAGGACGACCCGCAGTGGCGCGCCCACGATGTACTCTCGCAGGCGGAAGCGTTGCGCGGCAAAGCGATCTATCTGTCCGCGGGCAGCGGCATGCCCGGCAAGTACGACGTGCCGGGCAATCCGGAGGTGATCAGCGCCATCGGCTTCGGCGGTCCATTGGAGGCCGGCGCCTTCACCTGCACCCGTTCCCTCGCCGAACGCCTTGCCGCACTGCGCATCCCGGCCACGGTGAACCTGCGCTCCACCGGCACCCACTCCTGGCCGTACTGGGTCGACGAGCTGGCCGCCTCCTGGCCGGCTGTTTCGGCCGGTCTCAGCTGA
- the hisC gene encoding histidinol-phosphate transaminase, whose protein sequence is MSAQIRPDLSSIPAYTPGRSYPGAVKLASNETTLPPLPAAAKAIGEAAELAHRYPDNQATELRAALADFLGVTVEQVAVGCGSVALLQELVQITCSSPQDEVVFAWRSFEAYPIVTQVGHATAVQVPLTSDHVHDLDALAAAVTPRTKLVFVCNPNNPTGTAVGRDALVRFLDAVPSDVLIVLDEAYFEYLRMAESGQCPNGVELGRGRPNVIVLRTFSKAYGLAGLRVGYAVGDPEVITALMKVHIPFSVNRVAQAAAIASLESRGELLDRTDALIVERERVREAMLAAGYDVPPSETNFVWLPLGGRSGAFAEASADAGVLVRPYASDGVRVTIGDSHENDLFLQFATDPEVAGRFS, encoded by the coding sequence GTGAGCGCGCAGATCCGGCCGGACCTTTCCTCTATTCCGGCATACACCCCAGGCCGCAGCTATCCCGGCGCCGTCAAGCTCGCCAGCAACGAGACCACGCTGCCGCCGTTGCCGGCGGCGGCGAAGGCGATCGGCGAGGCCGCCGAGCTGGCGCACCGTTATCCCGACAATCAGGCCACCGAACTGCGCGCGGCGCTCGCGGATTTCCTGGGTGTCACGGTGGAGCAGGTGGCCGTCGGCTGCGGCAGCGTCGCGCTGTTGCAGGAGCTGGTGCAGATCACCTGCAGCTCGCCGCAGGACGAGGTGGTGTTCGCGTGGCGCTCGTTCGAGGCGTATCCGATCGTTACGCAGGTCGGTCACGCGACGGCCGTGCAGGTGCCGCTGACCTCGGATCATGTGCACGATCTGGACGCGCTGGCGGCGGCGGTGACGCCGCGGACGAAGCTGGTGTTCGTCTGTAACCCGAACAACCCGACCGGGACCGCGGTGGGCCGGGACGCGCTGGTGCGCTTCCTGGATGCCGTGCCGTCGGATGTGCTGATCGTGCTCGACGAGGCGTACTTCGAATACCTGCGGATGGCCGAGTCCGGCCAGTGCCCGAATGGTGTCGAACTCGGCCGTGGTCGCCCGAATGTCATTGTGCTGCGCACGTTTTCCAAGGCGTATGGCTTGGCGGGTCTGCGGGTCGGTTACGCGGTCGGTGATCCGGAGGTCATCACCGCGCTGATGAAGGTGCATATTCCGTTCAGCGTGAACCGGGTGGCGCAGGCGGCGGCGATCGCGTCGCTGGAGTCGCGCGGGGAGCTGCTCGACCGCACCGACGCCCTGATCGTGGAGCGGGAGCGGGTCCGGGAAGCGATGCTCGCGGCCGGGTACGACGTGCCGCCGAGCGAAACGAACTTCGTCTGGCTGCCCCTGGGCGGGCGCAGCGGCGCCTTCGCGGAGGCGAGTGCGGACGCGGGAGTTCTGGTGCGGCCCTACGCTTCCGACGGCGTGCGCGTCACCATCGGTGACTCGCACGAGAACGATCTGTTCCTGCAGTTCGCGACCGATCCGGAAGTCGCCGGACGCTTCAGCTGA
- a CDS encoding dienelactone hydrolase family protein, with protein MSGTYDDIAPLRRATALAERPDADKQVPIMVIEPEGHARGAIVVLHESREFTAPLLDLMQSLSLDGWTVVAPNLFHRANGDPSHEVFGDELFDDFDACHDWLTAHGVFPDCIGVLGFDHAGTAAFLVATNRPVGAAVSVAAPGIIEPLTDDCDALVQAAPGLQAPWLGLYGADDPHTPPAHIDQLRDATGRASVASLVVSYPGLHHRADHPGPDDEDDADFIAAQTRIFDWFDSNLR; from the coding sequence ATGTCGGGCACCTATGACGATATTGCCCCCCTACGCCGAGCCACTGCACTGGCGGAGCGTCCTGACGCCGACAAGCAAGTGCCGATCATGGTGATAGAGCCGGAGGGGCATGCCCGCGGCGCCATCGTCGTCCTGCACGAGTCCCGCGAGTTCACCGCACCGTTGCTGGACCTCATGCAGTCGCTCTCGCTCGACGGCTGGACCGTCGTCGCGCCCAACCTCTTCCACCGCGCCAACGGTGATCCTTCTCACGAAGTCTTCGGCGACGAACTCTTCGACGACTTCGACGCCTGCCACGACTGGCTCACCGCGCACGGCGTCTTCCCCGACTGCATCGGCGTCCTCGGCTTCGACCACGCCGGCACCGCCGCCTTCCTCGTCGCCACCAACCGCCCGGTCGGCGCCGCCGTCAGCGTCGCCGCCCCCGGCATCATCGAACCCCTCACCGACGACTGCGACGCCCTGGTCCAAGCCGCCCCCGGCCTGCAAGCACCCTGGCTCGGGCTCTACGGCGCCGACGACCCGCACACCCCGCCCGCGCACATCGACCAACTCCGCGACGCCACCGGCCGCGCCTCCGTCGCCTCCCTCGTCGTCAGCTACCCCGGCCTGCACCACCGCGCCGACCACCCCGGCCCCGACGACGAGGACGACGCCGATTTCATCGCCGCCCAAACCCGCATCTTCGACTGGTTCGACAGCAACTTACGGTAG
- a CDS encoding maleylpyruvate isomerase family mycothiol-dependent enzyme produces the protein MQPILPARRIQAGSFCGLGSVGRIRVRGVTSADSAAPVDVIDQVAEGTARLLESVKGMSETEVGEPSLLPGWTRGHVLAHMARNADSLVNLLTWARTGVVTPQYVSVSVRDQDIEDGAPRPLAEQLADVEATAAHWLELARTAPEAAWTATVRNRQGGEMPGSFIPWMRLREVEIHHVDLGLGYQPADWPESFVARLLPEAAIDLTKVAAKSEAPTTAFAVNAVDTGFTATIGAGEPDHTVSGHASALLAWLLGRSDGADLAGPLPVLPAWK, from the coding sequence ATGCAACCGATTCTTCCGGCACGACGCATCCAAGCGGGCTCGTTTTGTGGACTGGGTTCGGTTGGGCGGATTAGGGTTCGGGGGGTGACCAGTGCTGATTCCGCCGCTCCTGTTGATGTGATCGATCAAGTGGCTGAGGGGACCGCTCGGCTGCTCGAGAGTGTCAAGGGGATGAGTGAGACGGAGGTGGGGGAGCCTTCGTTGTTGCCTGGGTGGACGCGGGGACATGTGCTGGCGCATATGGCTCGGAATGCGGACAGTTTGGTGAATTTGCTGACGTGGGCGCGGACCGGGGTTGTAACTCCGCAGTATGTAAGTGTTTCCGTTCGGGATCAGGACATCGAGGACGGGGCGCCACGGCCGTTGGCTGAGCAGCTCGCCGATGTCGAGGCCACGGCGGCGCATTGGCTCGAGCTGGCGCGTACGGCTCCTGAGGCGGCCTGGACCGCCACTGTGCGTAATCGGCAGGGTGGGGAGATGCCCGGCTCGTTCATTCCGTGGATGCGGTTGCGGGAGGTGGAGATTCATCATGTGGATCTCGGTCTCGGTTACCAGCCCGCGGATTGGCCCGAGTCGTTTGTCGCCCGGCTGCTGCCGGAAGCGGCGATCGATCTCACGAAGGTCGCGGCCAAATCCGAGGCTCCCACAACGGCATTCGCGGTCAATGCCGTCGATACCGGATTCACTGCGACTATCGGTGCCGGCGAACCGGATCACACGGTCTCGGGGCACGCGAGTGCCTTGCTTGCTTGGCTTCTCGGTCGCTCCGACGGGGCCGACCTTGCCGGGCCGCTGCCTGTCCTGCCTGCTTGGAAGTGA
- a CDS encoding RidA family protein, whose product MNARVNISSESEFEDVVGYSRAVRIGNHIAVSGSTAAAPGGTAVGGDDMAEQAREALRRIAIALDKAGASLSDVIRTRIFVTDIARWPEVAEAHREFFGEIRPAASMYEIQALISPALLVEIEADAIISD is encoded by the coding sequence GTGAACGCTCGTGTGAACATTTCCTCGGAATCGGAATTCGAAGACGTCGTCGGCTACTCCCGCGCCGTCCGCATCGGCAACCACATCGCGGTCAGCGGCAGCACGGCCGCCGCTCCGGGCGGCACCGCGGTCGGCGGTGACGACATGGCCGAACAAGCCCGAGAAGCCTTGCGCCGCATCGCCATCGCTCTCGACAAGGCCGGGGCGAGCTTGTCCGATGTCATCCGCACCCGCATCTTCGTCACCGACATCGCGCGCTGGCCCGAGGTCGCCGAAGCCCACCGTGAGTTCTTCGGCGAGATCCGCCCCGCCGCGTCGATGTACGAGATCCAGGCCCTGATCAGCCCCGCGCTACTGGTGGAGATCGAGGCCGACGCCATCATCAGCGACTAG
- a CDS encoding DUF998 domain-containing protein codes for MAVALALAGLCYSSWVLEFVLPVDADPVNTFLSELDAEGKPYRWVFATGDKVTAALLIPTALAGLWIFPRRRLTTLGWVALLCFSAATIADVLLPLPDCDSANAPSCGGDHSALFPQLHQPHALTSTLAVTSIAVAVFAFSLAAFRYRPRWRILRELGLAFLVIGALATIWMLVADNLSGDYALGIAQRIQVGAMSLWLATLGIAVLREARDAMLTP; via the coding sequence ATGGCAGTGGCCCTGGCCCTCGCCGGGCTCTGCTATTCGTCCTGGGTGCTCGAGTTCGTACTGCCCGTCGACGCCGACCCGGTCAACACCTTCCTGAGCGAACTGGACGCCGAAGGCAAGCCCTACCGCTGGGTCTTCGCCACCGGCGACAAGGTCACCGCGGCTCTGCTCATCCCCACCGCCCTGGCCGGCCTGTGGATCTTTCCCAGGCGCCGCCTCACCACCCTCGGCTGGGTCGCCCTGCTCTGCTTCAGCGCCGCCACCATCGCCGACGTCCTGCTCCCCCTCCCCGACTGCGACTCCGCGAACGCACCCTCCTGCGGCGGCGACCACAGCGCCCTGTTCCCCCAGCTCCACCAACCCCACGCCCTGACCAGCACCCTCGCCGTCACCTCGATCGCGGTCGCCGTCTTCGCGTTCAGCCTCGCCGCCTTCCGCTACCGCCCGCGTTGGCGGATCCTGCGCGAACTCGGTCTCGCCTTCCTCGTTATCGGCGCGCTCGCCACCATCTGGATGCTGGTCGCCGACAACCTCTCCGGCGACTACGCCCTCGGCATCGCCCAGCGCATCCAGGTCGGCGCCATGTCCCTGTGGCTGGCCACCCTCGGAATTGCCGTGCTCCGCGAAGCCCGCGATGCCATGCTGACCCCGTGA
- a CDS encoding very short patch repair endonuclease, whose protein sequence is MTSARPRTDAATSARMSRQRRSGTKPELALRKELHRRGLRYFVDRAPVSGQRRRADVVFPRLRVAVYVDGCFWHRCPQHATDPKNNAEWWATKLAGNVTRDRATDAALIAAGWQVIRIWEHEDPATAADRVQAALQR, encoded by the coding sequence ATGACCAGTGCCAGGCCCCGGACCGACGCGGCGACCAGTGCCCGCATGTCGCGGCAACGGCGCAGCGGCACGAAACCGGAGCTGGCATTACGTAAGGAACTACACCGGCGCGGGCTGCGCTATTTCGTCGATCGCGCGCCCGTATCCGGCCAGCGCCGACGCGCCGACGTCGTATTTCCGCGGCTGCGAGTCGCGGTCTACGTCGATGGCTGCTTCTGGCATCGGTGCCCGCAGCATGCGACAGATCCGAAGAACAATGCCGAATGGTGGGCCACCAAGCTGGCCGGGAATGTGACGCGTGACCGGGCGACCGACGCCGCGTTGATCGCGGCAGGCTGGCAGGTGATTCGGATTTGGGAGCACGAGGACCCGGCGACGGCGGCGGACCGGGTGCAGGCCGCGCTACAGCGGTGA
- a CDS encoding DNA cytosine methyltransferase, whose product MVGLFAGIGGLELGLAKHGWHSELLCEIDRGAQGVLAAHFPEVELHADVTRLRAIPAGTDLVAAGFPCQDLSQAGRTAGITGSRSGLVDEVFRLVRRKRGPRWLLIENVPFMLQLGRGAAMRHITTVLEELGYTWAYRVVDARAFGLPQRRQRVLMLASRTEDPRPVLFGDDDGPMEVGDPQRDPCGFYWTEGVRGLGWAVNAVPTLKGGSALGIASPPAVRLPSGELVTPGIIDAERLQGFDSEWTMPATEVPGVRAGHRWKLVGNAVSVRMAEWIGSRLAAPVGDFPEGLPLGEGEAWPTAAWGRAGEVAQRMPVSTWPVQEPYEDLKNFLTDSRLLSARATAGFLRRTTMGNLRFPPGFLDDVHSHLARMQA is encoded by the coding sequence ATGGTCGGGCTGTTCGCCGGGATCGGTGGACTGGAGCTCGGGCTCGCCAAACACGGTTGGCACAGCGAGCTGCTGTGCGAAATCGATCGAGGCGCCCAGGGCGTGCTCGCCGCGCACTTTCCCGAGGTCGAACTGCACGCGGACGTCACCCGGCTGCGGGCGATTCCGGCGGGCACCGATCTGGTGGCGGCGGGTTTCCCGTGCCAGGACCTGTCCCAGGCCGGGCGCACCGCGGGCATCACCGGCTCGCGCTCCGGCCTCGTCGACGAGGTGTTCCGGCTGGTACGCCGCAAACGGGGCCCGCGCTGGCTGCTCATCGAAAACGTCCCGTTCATGCTGCAGTTGGGCCGCGGGGCGGCAATGCGGCACATCACCACCGTGCTGGAGGAGCTCGGCTACACCTGGGCTTACCGGGTGGTCGACGCGCGCGCATTCGGACTGCCGCAGCGCCGCCAGCGCGTGCTGATGCTGGCCTCGCGCACCGAGGATCCGCGTCCGGTGCTTTTCGGCGACGACGACGGGCCGATGGAAGTCGGTGATCCGCAACGGGATCCGTGCGGTTTCTACTGGACCGAGGGCGTCCGCGGGCTGGGCTGGGCGGTGAACGCGGTACCGACGCTGAAAGGCGGTTCGGCGCTGGGCATCGCGAGTCCGCCTGCGGTGCGGTTGCCGTCCGGGGAGCTCGTCACGCCGGGGATCATCGATGCGGAACGCCTGCAGGGCTTCGATTCCGAGTGGACGATGCCCGCGACCGAGGTGCCGGGTGTGCGGGCCGGGCATCGCTGGAAGCTGGTCGGCAATGCGGTGAGTGTGCGGATGGCGGAATGGATCGGGTCGCGTCTGGCGGCGCCGGTCGGTGACTTTCCGGAGGGCCTGCCGCTGGGCGAGGGCGAGGCGTGGCCGACGGCCGCGTGGGGCCGCGCCGGGGAGGTTGCTCAACGTATGCCGGTGTCCACCTGGCCGGTTCAGGAACCGTATGAGGATCTGAAGAATTTCCTCACCGATTCCCGCTTACTGTCGGCCCGTGCCACCGCGGGATTCCTGCGCCGCACCACCATGGGCAATCTGCGATTCCCGCCCGGCTTCCTCGATGACGTGCACAGCCATTTGGCACGCATGCAGGCTTGA